ACAGTTGTTTCGGAATCATAAGTGAGTATAACGAGTAAGGACTATATATAAAAAGAAAGCAGAGCCAGATAAGGGCTCTGCTTTCTTGCATCAGTCTATTCTCTTGCTTCCGCAATTTCAGCAATCCGTTTGTTTGCGTTTCCGCGATAAATTCCGCCATGATAGCAAATGACCGTTTCAATCTCATACTCGGCGAACTTTCTCAGAGAGATTAAAGCTTGCTTCATGTCAGGCGTTGCCGAAGGAGTGGGGCCGTGCAGCTCATCGCCTTGAACGGTAAGAGCATCCGCGGCAATTAGCGTACGGCTATCATGATGGTATAGACTCAGATGTCCAGGGCTATGTCCTGGTGTATGGATAATCGTAATTCCACCGGCAAGAGGCAGTATATCCCCATCCACTATGGTTCGATCTACTCTTCCTTTAGGGGGATGAGATAACACGGATAGGAAAGCGCGGCGCCATTCCTCTGGTACATGAGGGGGGATCATGGCTTCTGCCGCAGCTAAAGCTTCAGGGGTGTGTTTAAGGAGCATTCGCTCTCCTTCAATATAAGGCTGCTCGATTTCATGAGCCAGAACTGTCAGTTCTAGACATTCTTCTGACAGTAAATCAGGTAAGCTCCCGATGTGATCTAGATCTTGATGTGTGATGATTACGGTGCGCAGTTGTTCCCAAGGCACATGGGTTTCTTTTAGAGCTTCTTTGAATTTTGGGAGCAGGCCCGGAAATCCAGTGTCTACGAGTACAGCAGAATTTTGATCCCAGAGCAGCGTGGGGTAAATCGTGTCACTCCCGCCCATAACCTGTGCTGTAATCTCTAACATTTCTATTCCACTAGCAATATGCATAAGATCCCTCCATGATTGATGATAAGAGCGATGCCGTTAGGCTAATGCATATAATACTTAAAATAAAATGTAATTTCAATAGCGTAATTTATTATTATAACATAAATAAATATTTTTGTCAATATATATCTGATGTATTTTTTGTGTAATTTCTAGGGGACATTATTGTTGAGAACTTCTATTTCT
This genomic stretch from Paenibacillus sp. FSL H7-0737 harbors:
- a CDS encoding MBL fold metallo-hydrolase, yielding MHIASGIEMLEITAQVMGGSDTIYPTLLWDQNSAVLVDTGFPGLLPKFKEALKETHVPWEQLRTVIITHQDLDHIGSLPDLLSEECLELTVLAHEIEQPYIEGERMLLKHTPEALAAAEAMIPPHVPEEWRRAFLSVLSHPPKGRVDRTIVDGDILPLAGGITIIHTPGHSPGHLSLYHHDSRTLIAADALTVQGDELHGPTPSATPDMKQALISLRKFAEYEIETVICYHGGIYRGNANKRIAEIAEARE